From a single Solanum dulcamara chromosome 4, daSolDulc1.2, whole genome shotgun sequence genomic region:
- the LOC129887252 gene encoding probable serine/threonine-protein kinase At1g54610, whose translation MGCVFGKEISSSETPSGDVVVGRRRENGEDNRDLAAPSGRREKVGSVNKVDGGGEGGSDVGEVQNGRDQKKDDNARPRGERRRSKPNPRLSNPPKNVHGEQVAAGWPSWLSEVAGEAINGWIPRRADAFEKLAKIGQGTYSNVYKARDNLTGNIVALKKVRFDNLEPESVRFMAREILIVRRLDHPNVMTLQGLVTSRMSCSLYLVFDYMDHDLAGLAASPGIKFTEAQVKCYMHQLLSGLEHCHNRHVLHRDIKGSNLLIDNGGVLKIADFGLASIFDPNKKQPMTSRVVTLWYRPPELLLGATDYGVGVDLWSAGCILAELLAGKPIMPGRTEVEQLHKIFKLCGSPSEEYWKKSRLPHATMFKPQQSYRRCIAETYKDFPPSSLPLIETLLSIDPAERQTATAALHSAFFTTKPYACEPSILPKYPPSKEMDAKRRDEDARRQRAAGKSHADGARRNRHRDRAVRAIPAPEANAELQVNIDRRRLITQANAKSKSEKFPPPHQDGTLGYTLGSSHHIDPAYEPSNVPFTSMNFSYSKEPIQTWSGPLVEPATVGAPRRKTKPSKKDSNKKGKESM comes from the exons ATGGGTTGTGTTTTTGGGAAAGAGATTTCATCATCTGAGACGCCTAGTGGGGATGTTGTAGTTGGAAGGAGGAGAGAAAATGGGGAAGATAATAGAGATTTGGCAGCACCATCTGGGAGGAGAGAGAAAGTTGGAAGTGTAAATAAGGTGGATGGAGGGGGTGAAGGAGGCAGTGATGTTGGTGAAGTTCAAAATGGTAGAGATCAGAAGAAGGATGACAATGCACGGCCTAGGGGTGAGAGGAGAAGGTCTAAACCTAATCCAAGGCTGAGCAATCCACCTAAGAATGTGCACGGCGAGCAAGTAGCGGCTGGATGGCCATCCTGGCTTTCTGAGGTAGCTGGAGAGGCTATCAATGGCTGGATTCCACGAAGGGCGGATGCATTTGAGAAGCTGGCTAAG ATTGGGCAAGGTACTTATAGCAATGTGTATAAAGCTAGAGATAATCTCACGGGGAACATTGTTGCATTAAAGAAGGTTAGATTTGATAATTTAGAGCCAGAGAGTGTGAGGTTTATGGCAAGAGAGATCTTGATTGTGCGCCGCTTGGATCATCCAAATGTTATGACATTGCAAGGATTGGTTACGTCAAGGATGTCTTGTAGTTTGTACCTCGTGTTTGATTATATGGATCATGATTTAGCTGGACTAGCTGCAAGCCCTGGAATCAAGTTCACAGAGGCTCAG GTTAAATGTTACATGCATCAACTATTATCAGGGCTTGAACACTGTCATAACCGTCATGTGTTGCATCGTGATATAAAAGGATCAAATCTTCTAATTGACAATGGGGGAGTTCTCAAGATTGCAGATTTTGGTTTGGCTTCCATCTTCGATCCCAATAAAAAGCAGCCCATGACTAGTCGCGTGGTAACTTTATGGTACAGACCCCCAGAGCTGCTTCTTGGGGCCACAGACTATGGTGTTGGTGTGGACCTCTGGAGTGCTGGTTGTATTTTAGCGGAGCTATTAGCTGGGAAGCCCATTATGCCTGGTCGTACAGAG GTTGAGCAGCTCCACAAGATCTTCAAGCTATGTGGATCTCCATCAGAAGAGTATTGGAAAAAGTCCAGGCTTCCACATGCAACTATGTTCAAACCTCAGCAgtcatacagaagatgtatagCTGAAACCTATAAAGATTTCCCGCCTTCATCATTGCCATTGATTGAGACCCTTCTGTCCATTGATCCAGCTGAGCGTCAGACAGCTACAGCTGCATTACATAGCGCA TTCTTTACTACCAAACCTTATGCTTGTGAACCTTCCATCCTTCCCAAATATCCACCCAGCAAAGAAATGGATGCTAAACGGCGAGATGAAGATGCTCGAAG ACAAAGAGCTGCTGGCAAATCCCATGCTGATGGTGCTAGGAGAAATCGTCACCGTGATCGAGCAGTGAGGGCAATCCCCGCTCCAGAAGCCAATGCGGAACTGCAAGTTAATATTGAT AGACGGCGTCTAATTACACAAGCAAATGCAAAGAGCAAGAGTGAAAAGTTTCCTCCGCCACACCAGGATGGAACTTTAGGTTATACATTGGGTTCTTCACATCACATTGATCCAGCGTATGAACCCTCAAATGTCCCATTCACCTCGATGAACTTCTCATATTCCAAAGAACCAATCCAAACATGGTCAGGCCCATTGGTGGAACCTGCCACGGTTGGCGCTCCAAGAAGAAAGACAAAGCCATCAAAGAAGGATTCAaacaagaaaggaaaagaaagcaTGTAA